GCAACCGTACCGGATGCCATTGTACTCCACTTCCAACGAGAAGGCCCGGGTATATAATCCCACCGCTGTCTGCGCGAGGACACTAGCGATTCCGGGTCGATACCCACTTCAAACGCCCCTCAAAGCCCGATTCACCCGCTTCGCCGATTGCGATCCTGCAGCGCCTCCACCGCCTTCCCCGCGGTGGAATTGTCCTTCGTTTCTCGCCGCAATCCGGTACCCACGGCGGTTGCTGTGATCACAAGAATTAACTCTGTTGCCCAATGTTGTACAATAGCATGGAAGACGTTTTCGTCGCCCGACTCATGACCTCGGAGCTGATCACCGCGAACCCGGACACCTTCGTCGAGGACGCGGCCCAGACGCTCCTGGAAAACCACATCGGTTCGATCGTCGTCTCCTCCGAAGAAGGGGAGATCGAGGGTATCCTCACGAACACCGACTTCATTCGAATCGTCGCGGAAAGCAAACCGAAGGCAAAGACCACCGTCGAACGCTACATGTCCGACGCGGTCGTCACCATCGGCCCACAGGCCCACATTCAGGAGGCCGCGGACGTGATGATCGAGGAGAACATCTCACACCTGCCGGTCGTCGACGAGGACGACCTGGTGATCGGGATTATCACCAAGACCGACCTCACGGCCTACCTCTCGGCGGTCCAGGAGCCCACGCCCGCCTAACGGCTACGAACGCCCGGCTTTTGTCGCTATCAGTTCCCCTCGATCGCGTCGATCACCATCGCGGCCGCGATGACCGGCTCCCGTGGAACCTCACTTGCGTCCTCGATCTCGACGTCATAGCGGTCTTTGAGTCCAAGTTGGCCCTCGATGGTCCCGACGTGATTCCCTCTGGGATCCGAGATCTCGTAGGCATGGGGCACGAACCCGAATACCGAGTGGAGGTGTCTGAGAAACTCCACGGCCCTGTTCTGGGTCTCGATCACGGCGATGAGGGCTTCAGTTGTGGGATCACGAATCTTCCACTGGTCGCCCATCCAGGACCACTGGTTGTCGAGCACGACGACCCGTTCGCCGGTCTGAGAGTCGATCAGGGCGTACTCCCCCGCGACGTCGGCAATCGAGTCGGCTTTGACCTCGAAGACGTCGGTCCCGTCGCTGTCTTCGAAGGGGAATTGCTCCTTTAGCTTCAGGCGCTTCTGGGAGCCACGCAGCACGACGTCCCCCGTGCTATTCCGGGCCACGTACTTGTTCCGAACCAGCGCCTGTTCGATCTCGTACTGGTCATCATCGAGTTCGAGCCCGCGAATCTGGTGGGTTGCGGCCGACATACACCCGCCTGGTCCCGTCTTGGGACAAAAAGGTACGGCCAGTTACTGGGTGCCCGTCACGCTCTCGGCCTCGGGTTCCTGATAGTACATCTTCCAGCCAGTCACGCCCATGAAGAGGAGCACGAGCGGCGAGAGAATGCCAAAGAAGTAATAGGGCGCGTACTGGACGACCGGGACCCCCAGGGCAGAGGCCATATAGACACCGCCGGAACTCCAGGGGACAAACGCCGCCGTCGTCGTTCCCGACGCTTCCACGGCTCGAGAGAGGTTCCGACTCTCCAGTCCGTACTCGTCATAGAGGTTCCCGAGGGTCATCCCCGGGACGACGATCGCCATGTACTGTTCGGCCGCAAGCACGTTCATAGCGAAGGTACCGACGGCCGTCCCGGCCGTGAGACCAGCCACGCTCTCGACGGCCTGTCCGACGTTGTAGGCCACTGCGGCCAGAACCCCAGTCTCCTGCAGGATTCCACCCAACGAGAGGGCGGCGACAACGATTGTCACAACCCAGACCGAGCCGTCAAGCCCACCGCTCTGGAGGAGTTCGTTCGTGAGCTCCAGCCCCGTCTCCGGGGCCGTGCCGTACTGGACGGCCTCCCAGGCCGCGGCGAAGCCACGCCCCTGGAGTGTCACGCTTACGCCGACCCCGGCAAAGATCCCCGCGCCCAGCGAGGGCAACGCCGGGAAGCCATACAGCGCCAGCGCGAACGTGATCACGAGCGGCAGGAAGGCGATCGGCGAGATCACATAGGAACTCGCGATTGCCTGCTGAATATCCGAAACCCGGTCGACCGGGATCGCGCCGCTGGCGTTCAGGCCAAGTACGACGAACAGAACCAGGGAGATCGCGAAGGCGACCATCGTGCCCGGTCGCATCCCCCGGATGTGATCCATCAGGTCCGTGTTCGTAACCGCGGCGGCCAGGTTGGTCGTATCGGAGAGTGGGGAGTTCTTGTCTCCCGTGTAGGCACCGGAGAGCACCGCGCCGGCGGTCATCGGAGCCGGAATGCCCAGTCCCGATCCGATTCCAATCATCGCAACCCCGAGTGTCCCGGCTGTCGTCCAGGAGGACCCGATCGCGAAGGAAACCACGGCGGCCAACACGAGTGTAAAGG
This region of Halodesulfurarchaeum sp. HSR-GB genomic DNA includes:
- a CDS encoding CBS domain-containing protein — protein: MEDVFVARLMTSELITANPDTFVEDAAQTLLENHIGSIVVSSEEGEIEGILTNTDFIRIVAESKPKAKTTVERYMSDAVVTIGPQAHIQEAADVMIEENISHLPVVDEDDLVIGIITKTDLTAYLSAVQEPTPA
- the nhaC gene encoding Na+/H+ antiporter NhaC, translated to MVLDFTPKTFDEIPPEKRPSFAEALVPVAGMILFLAVGMIYLELDPQIPLLWGIVLAGLMGRYYFKYTWDDLIGGVGESILMGLQAVLILFVIYMVIASWIDAGTIPAIMYYGLEFLSPKIFLPFTLVLAAVVSFAIGSSWTTAGTLGVAMIGIGSGLGIPAPMTAGAVLSGAYTGDKNSPLSDTTNLAAAVTNTDLMDHIRGMRPGTMVAFAISLVLFVVLGLNASGAIPVDRVSDIQQAIASSYVISPIAFLPLVITFALALYGFPALPSLGAGIFAGVGVSVTLQGRGFAAAWEAVQYGTAPETGLELTNELLQSGGLDGSVWVVTIVVAALSLGGILQETGVLAAVAYNVGQAVESVAGLTAGTAVGTFAMNVLAAEQYMAIVVPGMTLGNLYDEYGLESRNLSRAVEASGTTTAAFVPWSSGGVYMASALGVPVVQYAPYYFFGILSPLVLLFMGVTGWKMYYQEPEAESVTGTQ